The segment GTGATGTGGAATCCCTCGCGCGGCCCCTTGAGCTGCACGTCGCCGCCGAACGACTTGACGAAGCGAGCGGGGACCTCGCGCAGGTGGGGCAGCCCGTCCTCGAAGATCAGGAGCTTGCGCACGGCTCCGTCGGGATAGGTCTCCACCGAGACGACGATTCCGATCTCCTCGCCGAGCCCGCTCATCACGCGGCGATGGAGAACGTCCCGCGGGTTCAGCGCGTCACCCACTCGTGCGTTCGATCCCGTCGCGCTCAAGGTTTTTGGTACGATGGGGCCGTCAGAACGAGAAGCCGGGCGGCGAAGGTGCCGGCGGCTCGGCGGCGAGCGCCTCGTCGGTCGGGATCGGCGTGCGCTCCTCGAGGGGCTTCTCGAGCTCGCGGAGGACGTGCGCGAAATCCCGGCGCAGCCGGTACTCCTTCACCGCGTTGCGCTCGCTTGCGATGAGACCCATCTCCTCGAGCTTCGCCATGTGCCAGGCCACCGTGCTCTGCGAGAGCCCGGTCGCCTCGACGAGGCCGCTCTGCGAGATGCCCGGCCTCGCGCGCACGATCTCCACGATGCGCCGCGTCGGACCGTGCTCGATCGCCGCGTACATCCGCTTCTCGGCGTCGCTGAATCGTCGGCGCTTCGGGAAGTAATGTCGGCATCGACCCTTGCGGACGGCGCTCACGTAGTCGAAGCTCCGCAGGATGTTGAGGTGATACTTCAGCGTGCTTGTGGGCACGGCGAGCTCGCGGGAGATCTTGCCGAGGTAGCTCCCGGGCTTTTCGTAGAGGTGCTCCATGATACGCCCGCGAAGCTCGTTGTCGAGGACGTCCTCCTTCGCGAGGAGCTTGTGTGCCAGCATTGTATGACCCCTGATTTCCCTGTCGCCGTCCGTTCACGGAAGGCGAAAGGACGGATCACAGCGCGATTTCGATAACCGATTTGGTACGGTTTTCGAAAGTCTTCCGTGGGGCGTCAGGCTCCTCGCAGGCTTCCCTGCGGCACCCGCTCCGGGCCTTGAACCACAATGGCCATCGCGGTCGAGGCCCGCTCGCCCGTCATGCGGAGGCTCGCCGTCATGGTTCTCCTTCTTCTCGCCGCGGTCCCCTCCGCCGAAGCCGCCTTCGAGCGCCACGAGATCGTCTCGGGCGAGGGCGACGTCCTCGCGGTCGTCGTCCTTGACACGGAGAAAGCCGTCACGCGGGGCTCCGGGCGCGGATTCCTCGTCCTCGTCGAGAATCCGAACGCCACGGCGAACGTCACGGTGGGCCTCGCCGTCGTGGCCCCGAACGGGACCGGTCTCGCCTACGCGACCTCGGAAAACGCGACGATCGCCCCGCGCGGGGTGGAGGAGCTCGCCTTCCGCGTCCAGGCGCCGTCGGGCGCCCCGCTCGGCCGGCAGCCGATCACGCTTGTCGTGACGGCCTCGCGCGACGGGGCGAACGCGACGGCCGCGCGGCTCGCCGTCGTCATCGACGTGTCCGATCTCCCGACGCCCTTCGGCGAGTCGGTCGACACGCTTTCACCGGGCGAGCGGACGACCTTGGCGGTGGGCCTCCTCGGCCTCGTGGGCGGCGCTCTCCTCGTGGGC is part of the Candidatus Thermoplasmatota archaeon genome and harbors:
- a CDS encoding winged helix-turn-helix transcriptional regulator — encoded protein: MLAHKLLAKEDVLDNELRGRIMEHLYEKPGSYLGKISRELAVPTSTLKYHLNILRSFDYVSAVRKGRCRHYFPKRRRFSDAEKRMYAAIEHGPTRRIVEIVRARPGISQSGLVEATGLSQSTVAWHMAKLEEMGLIASERNAVKEYRLRRDFAHVLRELEKPLEERTPIPTDEALAAEPPAPSPPGFSF